From one Trifolium pratense cultivar HEN17-A07 linkage group LG1, ARS_RC_1.1, whole genome shotgun sequence genomic stretch:
- the LOC123892245 gene encoding CRIB domain-containing protein RIC6 produces the protein MSGPKVKGLLKGLRYISNIFDEKEDEIQIGFPTDVKHVAHIGSDDPSANAPSWMNEYKSANPSGGAVEDTETAEGKSKSSNPKEKPSKHRHIIPKSRHQSIDQESNPTAKKTTRRHNRSSDPSADSSAQDSSTGGSRHRRHRRGSNHGSDSVPADIPTDTKPHRRRSKNSEDGSVRERSSRRSSKGDSLTDISITDFGSDSVPESGNEPKYC, from the exons atgtcaGGACCTAAGGTGAAAGGCCTCCTCAAGGGACTAAGATACATTTCTAATATATTTG AtgagaaagaagatgaaattcAAATTGGGTTCCCAACAGATGTAAAGCATGTGGCACATATTGGATCAGATGATCCATCAGCTAATGCACCTAGCTGG ATGAATGAATACAAATCAGCAAATCCATCAGGAGGAGCAGTAGAAGATACTGAGACCGCTGAAG GTAAGAGCAAATCATCGAATCCAAAAGAAAAACCATCAAAACATCGACACATAATTCCAAAATCAAGACACCAATCAATTGACCAAGAATCCAATCCAACAGCCAAGAAGACCACACGTCGCCATAACAGATCATCAGACCCATCCGCAGACTCCTCAGCACAAGATTCATCAACAGGTGGTTCTCGACACAGGCGACACCGACGTGGCTCAAACCACGGTTCTGATTCGGTGCCGGCAGATATTCCAACCGACACCAAACCTCATCGGAGAAGATCTAAGAATTCTGAAGATGGTTCGGTGCGGGAACGctcttcaagaagatcatctaAAGGAGATTCTTTAACTGACATTTCTATTACGGATTTTGGATCTGATTCTGTTCCAGAAAGTGGAAACGAACCTAAATATTGTTAA
- the LOC123892237 gene encoding putative F-box protein At4g22660 gives MKHWVFFAASFMVLLSGCCCKFTKKREMKKRDEQVSKDEKQRNWSKIPTQILELILSRLSRADFYRFGEVCTSWRHVFKQSIIYRSPSPLPSMPLLLLYRLHLFNDIKTGLFSLIDRKMYFPRIPFFQGSNLHCLGSINGWLIMIDTNATRLSSSSSNSNHHRFPSFFFWNPIPNARVMLPSRINIPYRANWYKLFSKLKASSGPDSPDCLVAALFTGQHNIAFCRPHDESWNIIYVENNNPNAVFADIELLYGKCYVLTETLNYRNITSILVYDLQESYSSSSPPKAKVLISQLHQQVEYNSPNIRDLIFQNHQLFFYLASDSISGILYLILIIVDYNNVHPIEREFIVYKVDNFNNVPMLVRVMDLNGGILFLSHRDSKIVPSSTLTGHEDLIRGNNIYYAHVYPYTENCPLMPRIVKFCMTSGRINHIPLPNPELGSEPTCLWFNPTIW, from the coding sequence ATGAAGCATTGGGTGTTTTTTGCAGCATCATTCATGGTTTTACTATCGGGGTGTTGTTGCAAATTCACAAAGAAAAGAGAGATGAAAAAACGCGATGAACAAGTTTCCAAAGATGAGAAACAACGCAATTGGTCTAAAATCCCAACTCAAATTTTAGAATTGATTCTAAGTCGCCTTTCTCGAGCCGATTTCTATCGATTTGGTGAGGTATGTACTTCTTGGAGGCATGTTTTTAAGCAATCCATTATTTATAGAAGCCCATCTCCTTTACCATCTATGCCCTTACTTTTACTCTATCGGTTGCACTTATTCAATGACATTAAAACCGGCCTTTTTAGCTTGATAGACCGAAAAATGTATTTTCCCAGGATACCATTTTTCCAAGGGAGTAACCTACATTGTCTCGGTTCAATCAATGGTTGGTTGATCATGATTGATACTAATGCTACTCGTTTGAGTTCATCGTCCTCTAATTCCAATCATCATAGATTCCCATCATTCTTCTTTTGGAACCCAATTCCAAATGCTAGAGTCATGTTGCCATCAAGGATAAACATTCCATATCGCGCAAATTGGTACAAATTATTTAGCAAATTGAAGGCATCATCGGGACCAGATAGCCCAGATTGTCTTGTGGCAGCTTTGTTTACCGGCCAACATAACATTGCCTTTTGCCGGCCTCATGATGAATCTTGGAATATCATATATGTTGAAAATAATAATCCAAATGCAGTTTTCGCCGATATAGAATTACTTTACGGTAAGTGTTATGTTCTAACCGAAACATTAAACTACCGAAATATCACATCTATATTGGTTTATGATCTCCAAGAATCTTATTCTAGTTCTAGTCCTCCAAAGGCCAAAGTTTTGATTAGCCAACTTCATCAACAAGTAGAATATAATTCCCCTAACATTAGGGATCTTATATTTCAAAatcatcaactttttttttacttggcAAGTGATTCAATTTCAGGGATCTTAtacttaattttaattattgttgactataatAATGTTCATCCAATAGAAAGAGAATTTATTGTTTACAAGGTAGACAATTTCAACAATGTGCCTATGCTTGTAAGGGTCATGGATTTGAATGGTGGTATATTGTTTCTAAGTCATAGAGACAGCAAAATAGTTCCAAGCTCTACTCTTACTGGACATGAAGATTTGATCAGAGGAAACAACATATATTATGCTCATGTTTATCCATACACAGAAAACTGTCCTCTTATGCCTAGAATTGTGAAGTTTTGTATGACTAGTGGGAGAATCAACCACATTCCTTTGCCAAATCCAGAGCTAGGTTCTGAACCAACATGTCTATGGTTCAATCCAACAATTTGGtaa
- the LOC123903193 gene encoding KIN14B-interacting protein At4g14310-like — protein sequence MSTRRSGAAIIDGAIKPTTTTKPRSITPLSTSRKLSSLSSSKLEKENNLNNNNNNNRSNSNPRRSTSRGPTSNPTQKPTTRSIPRLDRSNSNPRRSSSSFSSLPRGRSPSPSDLSQIQTRRVSVDRTTKDPTHLKSQISSIRKSTDKLRSTEKIKTFTSTESNGIRVEEKINSNSKSNKYQSKLHEKLAFLEGKVKRIASDIKKTKDMLDLNNPDASKVILSDIQDKISGIEKAMVRVVVSEDENGGNGSNKKMAMVDGVVNGVDDLKRNSLVKGLNNDELEARLFPHHKLIRDRILVKDSTVKEKVEIEENLSKCVDENSITLEFLATLEKGSEKVSNHGDPCDGIERGKSSSWNNQKCDIDMLLEADEKLEEFDEQEKENKQEEEGFVGDETDEAFNFKLNGIGNKIAAAGWFVSEGEAVLLAHDDATCSYYDIANSEEKSVYIPPSGVSPSIWRDCWLIRAQGSDGCSGRFVVAASAGNTMESGFCSWDFYTKEVKAFQIDGVASSRTALRPLPNNIRRNSASSISSADRQWWYKPCGPLIISTCSSQRGMQVFDVRDGEQVMRWEVQKPVVAMDYSSPLQWRNRGKVVVAETESISLWDVNSLSPQALVSVPFGGKKISALHVSNTDAELGGGVRKRVSSSEAEGNDGVFCTSDSINIMDFREPSGVGLKIPKHGVTVQSIFSRGDSVFLGCTTSNSTGKKQSSSLIQQFSLRKQGLFSTYTIPDSNAHSHYAAVSQVWGNSDFVMGVSGLGLYVFDTLKDDAASRVLNMDYDNNGENFREVVGPDDLYWPSFDYMGSRSLLISRDRPAMWRHLIV from the exons ATGTCCACTCGCCGCTCCGGCGCCGCCATAATCGACGGCGCCATCAaacccaccaccaccacaaaaCCCAGATCCATAACCCCTCTTTCCACTTCTCGTAAACTCTCATCTCTTTCATCTTCCAAACTCGAAAAAGAAAACaacctcaacaacaacaacaacaacaaccgtAGTAATAGTAACCCTCGTAGATCCACTTCTCGTGGACCCACTTCAAACCCGACCCAAAAACCCACTACCCGCTCCATCCCTCGTCTTGACCGTAGCAATAGTAACCCTCGTAGATCCTCTTCTTCCTTTTCCTCTCTTCCACGTGGCAGAAGCCCTAGTCCTTCCGATCTCAGTCAAATCCAAACCCGCCGTGTGTCGGTTGATCGAACAACAAAAGATCCGACCCATTTGAAATCTCAGATCAGTTCCATCAGAAAATCAACTGATAAACTCAGAAGTACTGAAAAGATTAAAACTTTCACATCAACAGAATCAAATGGTATTAGGGTTGAAGAAAAAATCAATAGCAACAGTAAAAGTAACAAGTATCAAAGTAAGCTTCACGAAAAGCTTGCTTTTTTGGAAGGGAAAGTGAAGAGAATAGCTTCTGATATTAAGAAAACCAAGGATATGCTTGATTTGAATAACCCTGATGCATCAAAAGTTATACTTTCTGATATTCAAGATAAGATCTCTGGTATTGAGAAAGCTATGGTTCGTGTTGTTGTTTCTGAGGATGAAAATGGTGGCAATGGAAGTAACAAGAAAATGGCTATGGTTGATGGTGTTGTTAATGGGGTTGATGATTTGAAGAGAAATAGTTTGGTTAAAGGGTTGAATAATGATGAACTTGAAGCTAGGTTGTTTCCTCATCATAAGTTGATTAGAGATAGGATATTGGTTAAGGATTCAACAGTGAAGGAAAAGGTGGAAATTGAAGAGAATTTGTCGAAATGTGTTGATGAAAATTCGATAACTTTGGAGTTTTTGGCTACACTTGAAAAGGGGAGTGAAAAAGTATCTAATCATGGTGATCCTTGTGATGGAATTGAGAGAGGGAAGAGTAGTTCGTGGAATAATCAGAAGTGTGATATTGATATGTTACTTGAAGCTGATGAGAAGCTTGAGGAGTTCGATGAACAAGAGAAAGAGAATAAACAAGAGGAAGAAGGGTTTGTTGGTGATGAAACTGATGAAGCTTTTAATTTTAAGCTTAATGGAATAGGGAACAAAATTGCTGCTGCTGGTTGGTTTGTATCTGAAGGGGAAGCTGTTCTCCTTGCTCATGATGATGCTACTTGTTCATATTATGATATTGCTAATTCTGAG GAAAAATCTGTATATATCCCCCCTTCGGGAGTTTCACCAAGCATATGGAGAGATTGCTGGCTAATTCGTGCTCAAGGTTCAGACGGTTGCTCTGGAAGGTTTGTAGTTGCTGCATCAGCTGGCAATACAATGGAATCCGGCTTTTGTTCATGGGATTTTTACACAAAAGAAGTGAAAGCTTTTCAAATTGATGGAGTAGCTTCCTCTAGAACAGCACTTCGACCCTTACCAAATAACATTAGAAGGAATTCTGCTTCTAGCATTTCATCGGCAGACAGACAATGGTGGTATAAACCTTGTGGACCTCTCATTATCTCTACATGTAGCTCACAAAGAGGTATGCAAGTTTTTGATGTTCGCGACGGAGAACAAGTGATGAGGTGGGAAGTTCAGAAGCCTGTTGTTGCTATGGATTACTCTAGTCCTTTGCAGTGGAGAAATAGAGGAAAAGTGGTTGTAGCTGAAACGGAATCCATTTCTTTGTGGGATGTGAATTCGCTCAGTCCTCAAGCTTTGGTTTCTGTTCCGTTTGGTGGCAAGAAAATTTCTGCTCTACATGTGAGTAATACTGATGCAGAGCTCGGTGGAGGGGTCAGGAAAAG AGTAAGCTCCTCAGAAGCTGAAGGAAACGACGGTGTCTTCTGCACCTCAGATTCTATAAACATAATGGACTTTCGCGAACCATCTGGCGTTGGTCTTAAGATACCGAAACACGGTGTCACTGTACAATCTATCTTCTCTCGTGGCGATTCTGTCTTCCTCGGATGCACCACTTCCAATTCAACAGGGAAAAAACAGTCATCATCATTGATACAACAGTTTTCGTTGCGAAAACAAGGACTATTCAGCACCTACACAATTCCAGATTCCAATGCGCACTCACATTATGCAGCAGTTTCACAAGTTTGGGGTAATTCCGACTTTGTCATGGGCGTATCTGGTTTAGGACTATATGTGTTTGATACATTGAAAGATGATGCTGCATCAAGGGTTCTTAATATGGATTATGATAACAATGGTGAGAATTTTAGGGAAGTTGTTGGTCCAGATGACCTGTACTGGCCTTCCTTTGATTATATGGGATCTCGTTCTCTTTTGATATCGAGAGATCGACCAGCTATGTGGAGGCATCTAAtagtttga